A single window of Poecilia reticulata strain Guanapo linkage group LG10, Guppy_female_1.0+MT, whole genome shotgun sequence DNA harbors:
- the znf518b gene encoding uncharacterized protein znf518b, protein MKPVTYQNIPSSVNGVHPNMALEHLLGTSKLMYCEKCGFTSTDPVVFKTHMIEHGTRFYCFYCNAMSFSEAELNEHLKQHTSKYPFKCLHCGQGYMRKRCMMKHIDRLHSNSITQVPAKSGMTKAPPVAVSSALRSAPTADSLLLPPPPRPVVRVAVPTPTAPAAKLGKTLDTNLTNTTNGNTERLPHLNGLIQPNRALTVSLPEEVNIPAGCLVELVEVKTVNGTKELKLRLISQQENESVIKNTKSATLQDPGPEKPLSSTLHHPNTMRSVSASMCTGSRKQSETKMMANIGVNPPNNPTNVVTKEKVVLKRPSMEIINLECDAVIPNKVSKTILTPMREANTGIRVTQAAPVNHVSSSSGVMSGRGLIRLNAGLHPVTVAAKVSQRIVDERNNATVDLSKSIPPRRLSDTNNVQEVKLGAREVCLKSNSASKEDIDVVCLDQQSTPASKSLRSPVPQAIKVRSPAVPVNKDNLANQTFPIKSSLMKPSSINTPVLSNHTTPTISTCIREVGSKNIAKNGDVLEPQSFPVISSVFSLSEQPEESQGPIEPLVMALRGIVMHKKQSTSQDQIRNGTDEKLKAPASGRCVQQAEKNGAFTCDVLLTEKSTECVKVKKEVNLQPPAPTQNDIQIKKEENGAKIGDANKCSHRPDLTPSACEDSKPASPVEKANAVDKVQQATVGKGKADESSRFLTISLKRVQVGIWKKSKKAFKVRISRDKPQLPAGSLDDCTVIYPMPLKEDQLVKRPGPNQPVVVLNHPKPRACVQRTRADSFSDMGTSDGTPKCQILKMRLSKGIGQSYEVMGCTVRDFP, encoded by the coding sequence ATGAAACCTGTGACCTATCAAAACATACCATCGTCTGTGAATGGTGTCCATCCGAACATGGCGCTGGAGCATCTGCTGGGCACCTCAAAGTTGATGTACTGTGAGAAATGTGGCTTTACATCCACAGACCCTGTGGTGTTCAAGACTCACATGATCGAGCACGGGACGaggttttactgtttttattgtaatgcCATGTCCTTCAGTGAGGCGGAGCTGAATGAGCACCTGAAGCAGCACACGTCAAAGTATCCGTTCAAATGTCTCCACTGTGGACAGGGCTACATGAGGAAGAGGTGTATGATGAAGCACATCGACCGTTTGCATAGTAACAGCATAACTCAAGTACCTGCCAAGTCTGGCATGACGAAAGCTCCACCAGTTGCTGTCTCCAGTGCCTTAAGAAGTGCGCCCACTGCTGActcgctgctgctgccgcctcCTCCTCGGCCTGTCGTCCGGGTGGCTGTGCCGACCCCAACTGCACCTGCTGCCAAATTGGGGAAAACACTGGACACAAACTTGACCAACACCACTAATGGCAACACAGAACGCTTGCCTCATTTGAATGGACTCATTCAGCCCAACAGGGCCCTTACAGTGTCTCTACCAGAGGAGGTGAACATCCCCGCTGGCTGCTTGGTGGAACTTGTTGAGGTGAAAACGGTTAATGGGACTAAGGAACTGAAACTGCGGCTCATCTCGCAACAAGAAAACGAGTCTGTGATAAAGAACACAAAATCCGCCACTCTCCAAGACCCTGGTCCGGAGAAGCCGTTGTCGTCCACACTACATCACCCAAACACAATGAGGTCAGTAAGCGCTAGCATGTGCACAGGCAGCAGGAAGCAAAGCGAAACAAAAATGATGGCAAACATCGGCGTGAACCCTCCGAACAATCCAACAAATGTGGTGACTAAAGAGAAGGTTGTGCTGAAGAGACCTTCAATGGAAATTATCAACCTGGAGTGTGACGCGGTCATCCCAAACAAAGTTTCCAAAACCATTCTCACTCCTATGCGGGAAGCAAATACTGGGATTAGAGTTACGCAGGCGGCACCTGTAAACCACGTCTCCTCTTCTTCAGGCGTCATGTCTGGCAGAGGTCTTATCAGGTTGAATGCCGGCCTGCATCCTGTTACTGTGGCAGCTAAAGTTTCTCAGAGGATTGTGGATGAGAGGAATAACGCAACTGTGGATCTCTCTAAGAGCATTCCACCCAGGAGGTTGTCCGACACAAATAATGTTCAAGAAGTGAAGCTGGGAGCTAGGGAAGTCTGCCTCAAGAGCAACTCTGCTTCTAAAGAAGACATAGATGTAGTGTGCTTGGATCAGCAAAGCACACCAGCTTCAAAGTCTTTAAGATCTCCTGTTCCTCAAGCCATCAAAGTGAGATCTCCTGCTGTTCCAGTCAATAAAGACAATCTTGCAAATCAGACTTTTCCAATAAAAAGCAGTCTGATGAAACCCTCATCAATAAACACGCCTGTCCTATCTAATCACACAACCCCTACAATATCGACCTGTATCCGGGAAGTTGGCTCTAAAAACATAGCAAAAAATGGAGATGTCCTAGAGCCTCAGAGCTTTCCAGTCATCTCCTCTGTGTTTTCGTTAAGCGAGCAGCCAGAGGAAAGCCAAGGTCCAATTGAACCTCTGGTAATGGCTCTGAGAGGAATAGTGATGCATAAAAAACAGAGCACAAGTCAAGATCAGATCAGAAACGGCACAGATGAAAAGCTTAAGGCTCCAGCGTCAGGCCGGTGCGTCCAGCAGGCTGAAAAAAACGGGGCCTTCACCTGTGATGTGTTGCTCACAGAGAAGTCAACCGAGTGTGTGAAAGTAAAAAAGGAGGTTAATCTGCAGCCACCAGCACCGACACAAAACGACATTCAAATCaagaaggaagaaaatggaGCAAAGATAGGAGACGCAAACAAATGTAGCCACAGGCCTGATTTAACGCCTTCCGCATGTGAAGATTCTAAGCCTGCTTCACCTGTGGAGAAGGCAAACGCTGTGGATAAAGTACAGCAAGCAACAGTTGGGAAAGGCAAGGCGGACGAGTCCTCCAGGTTCTTGACCATCTCGCTTAAACGGGTTCAGGTTGGcatctggaaaaaaagcaagaaagcaTTTAAGGTTCGGATATCCAGAGACAAGCCTCAGCTACCGGCAGGCAGCCTCGATGACTGTACAGTTATCTACCCCATGCCGCTGAAGGAGGACCAGCTGGTCAAGCGGCCAGGTCCGAACCAGCCGGTGGTGGTGCTTAATCATCCGAAGCCCCGGGCTTGTGTGCAGAGAACAAGGGCGGACTCTTTTTCAGACATGGGAACCTCTGACGGGACTCCAAAGtgccaaattttaaaaatgaggctAAGCAAAGGGATCGGGCAGAGTTACGAAGTGATGGGATGTACTGTAAGAGACTTTCCCTGA
- the gsr gene encoding glutathione reductase, mitochondrial isoform X2: protein MQLLKIRSLLCVSLRRHELIRRNMASNRASAAETSRFDFLVIGGGSGGLAGARRASELGANTAVIESHKLGGTCVNVGCVPKKVMWNAAVHAEYLHDHSDYGFATEKVNFSWETLKAKRDAYVSRLNQIYRNNLDKAKIETIQGYARFTDDPEPTVEVNGRKLTAPHILIATGGQPSVVSDEEVPGASLGITSDGFFELETLPKRSVIVGAGYIAVEMAGILATLGSKTSLVIRQTGVLRNFDAFISANCTKELQNNGIDLWKNSQVKSVSKTDKGLEVTIVTKDPEKKNDEKISTIEEVECLLWAIGRQPHTSGLNIGTMGLDTDERGHIIVDEFQNTSRPGIYAVGDVCGKALLTPVAIAAGRKLAHRLFEGKKDSKLDYSSIPTVVFSHPPIGTVGLTEDEAVKSHGKENVKIYKTSFTPMYHAITSRRSPCIMKLVCVGKEEKVVGLHMQGLGCDEMLQGFAVAIKMGATKADFDNTVAIHPTSSEEFVTMR from the exons atgcagcttttaaaaatccGCAGTTTACTGTGTGTGTCTTTACGAAG ACACGAACTTATCCGCCGCAACATGGCATCGAACCGGGCATCGGCGGCGGAGACGAGCCGCTTCGACTTCCTGGTGATCGGCGGCGGGTCTGGAGGTCTGGCCGGGGCTCGGAGAGCGTCGGAGCTCGGAGCGAACACCGCCGTGATCGAGAGCCACAAACTCGGAGGTACCTGC GTCAATGTTGGATGTGTTCCTAAAAAG GTTATGTGGAATGCAGCAGTTCATGCTGAGTATCTGCACGATCACAGCGATTATGGCTTTGCAactgaaaaagttaatttcagtTGGGA GACTCTTAAGGCCAAAAGGGACGCTTACGTTTCTCGCCTGAACCAGATTTATCGCAACAACCTGGACAAA GCTAAAATCGAAACTATTCAAGGCTACGCCAGGTTTACAGATGACCCTGAGCCCACCGTGGAGGTCAATGGTAGAAAACTGACTGCGCCTCACATCCTCATAGCCACCGGGGGGCAACCTTCTGTTGTGAGTGATGAAGAAGTTCCAG GTGCAAGTCTTGGCATTACTAGTGATGGCTTTTTTGAACTCGAAACCCTTCCAAA GCGCAGTGTGATTGTAGGCGCTGGCTATATTGCTGTAGAAATGGCCGGCATCTTAGCCACCCTGGGGTCCAAAACGTCCCTTGTTATTCGACAAACAGGG GTTTTGAGAAACTTTGATGCATTCATAAGCGCAAATTGCACCAAAGAACTCCAGAACAACGGCATCGACCTGTGGAAGAACTCTCAGGTGAAATCTGTGAGTAAGACCGACAAGGGCCTTGAGGTGACGATTGTTACCAAAGACCCAGAGAAGAAGAACGATGAAAAGATCAGCACCATTGAGGAAGTGGAGTGCCTTTTGTGGGCCATAGGAAGGCAGCCCCACACGTCTGGGCTGAACATCGGCACCATG GGTCTGGACACTGATGAAAGAGGCCACATCATCGTGGATGAATTCCAGAACACCTCTCGGCCAGGAATCTATGCTGTTGGGGATGTTTGCGGCAAAGCTCTTCTCACACCCG TTGCCATTGCTGCAGGCAGAAAGCTTGCCCATAGATTGTTTGAGGGCAAGAAGGACTCCAAGTTGGACTACTCCAGCATCCCCACAGTGGTGTTCAGCCACCCACCCATTGGTACTGTGGGCCTCACAGAAG ATGAGGCTGTTAAATCCCATGGAAAGGAGAATGTAAAGATCTATAAGACATCTTTCACGCCGATGTATCACGCCATCACAAGCAGGAGGAGCCCATGCATCATGAAGCTGGTGTGTGTGGGCAAGGAAGAGAAG GTGGTGGGCCTGCATATGCAGGGCCTTGGCTGTGACGAAATGCTGCAGGGATTTGCTGTTGCCATCAAAATGGGTGCGACCAAAGCAGACTTTGACAACACTGTCGCCATCCACCCCACCTCGTCCGAGGAGTTTGTCACGATGCGTTGA
- the slc30a9 gene encoding proton-coupled zinc antiporter SLC30A9, mitochondrial yields the protein MQSKLQRKKRAHSCTSTPSPAAERMFPSLAHRPWHVFCRVSLQHRSSLSQWSHRFPRGWQIGGTHSLWLSLPDSRVASLGLTKVQYYSTSGDGKDGPPKSKSTDSPSAERVATGAAKVTTNPSALQGLTKVEAIQVKVRAVLKKREYGAKYTKNNFITAVRAMNEFCLKPSDLEQLRKIRRRSPHDDTEAFTVFLRSDVEAKAVDVWGSNEALDRERNLRKEVEREYQENIFRNQQLLKEYKDFWGNTKPRSGKRATFLQGPGKVVMVAICINGLNFFFKLLAWVYTGSASMFSEAIHSLADTCNQALLALGISQSVRNPDAIHPYGFSNMRYIASLISGVGIFMMGAGLSWYHGIMGLLHPEPIESLLWAYCILAGSLVSEGATLLVAINEIKKSAHKHGTSFYEYVMQSRDPSTNVVLLEDAAAVLGVIIASGCMGLTSLTGNPYYDSLGSLGVGTLLGAVSAFLIYTNTEALLGRSIQPEQVQKLTEFLENDPAVRAIHDVKATDMGLSKVRFKAEVDFDGRVVTRSYLEKQDIDQILNDIQQVKTPEELENFMLKHGENIIDTLGAEVDRLEKELKQRNPEVRHVDLEIL from the exons ATGCAGAGCAAGCTTCAACGTAAAAAA AGAGCACACTCCTGCACTTCCACACCAAGCCCCGCTGCAGAGAGGATGTTCCCCAGCCTGGCCCACAGACCATGGCATGTCTTCTGCAGAGTGTCCCTGCAGCACAGGTCCTCGCTGTCCCAGTGGTCTCATAGGTTTCCCCGAG GATGGCAGATTGGAGGCACACACAGCTTATGGCTCAGCCTTCCTGACTCCCGTGTGGCCTCACTGGGGCTCACGAAGGTGCAGTACTACTCTACCTCTGGTGATGGTAAAGATGGTCctccaaaatcaaaatcaactGATTCCCCTTCAGCAGAGAGAGTGGCGACTGGTGCTGCAAAAGTCACCACAAATCCATCAG CACTTCAAGGACTAACGAAAGTCGAGGCAATTCAAGTCAAAG TTCGAGCTGTCCTCAAAAAAAGGGAGTATGGAGCCAAATACACTAAGAACAACTTTATCACTGCTGTCAGAGCGATGAATGAGTTCTGTCTCAAACCAAG TGATCTGGAGCAGCTCCGGAAGATCAGAAGGCGCAGCCCCCATGACGACACAGAGGCTTTCACTGTGTTTTTGCGGTCAGACGTGGAGGCCAA AGCAGTAGATGTGTGGGGAAGCAATGAAGCTCTAGACCGAGAGAGGAATCTCAGGAAAGAAGTGGAGAGAGAATACCAAGAGA ATATTTTTCGTAACCAGCAGCTGTTAAAGGAGTACAAAGACTTTTGGGGAAACACTAag CCCCGATCTGGCAAGAGGGCGACATTTCTGCAAGGTCCAGGGAAGGTGGTAATGGTGGCCATTTGCat CAATGGCTTGAACTTCTTCTTCAAGCTTCTGGCCTGGGTCTACACCGGATCAGCCAGTATGTTCTCCGAGGCCATCCACTCTCTGGCCGACACCTGCAACCAGGCTCTGCTCGCCCTGGGAATCAGCCAATCTGTCCGAAATCCGGACGCCATTCACCC GTATGGCTTTTCAAACATGCGCTACATCGCCTCCCTCATCAGTGGCGTGGGCATTTTCATGATGGGAGCAGGTCTCTCTTGGTACCATGGCATTATGGGATTACTACACCCAGAACCAATTGAGTCTTTGCTCTGG GCTTACTGTATTTTAGCGGGCTCTCTGGTGTCTGAAGGAG ccACCTTACTAGTTGCAATTAATGAGATAAAGAAGAGTGCCCACAAGCACGGGACGTCTTTTTATGAATATG TCATGCAGAGTCGAGACCCCAGCACCAACGTGGTGCTGTTGGAAGATGCTGCTGCCGTGTTGGGGGTCATCATCGCTTCTGGCTGTATGGGGCTCACCTCACTCACAG GTAACCCGTACTATGACAGTCTGGGCTCCCTCGGCGTGGGAACGTTGCTGGGCGCCGTCTCGGCGTTCCTGATCTACACCAACACCGAGGCCCTGCTGGGCCGCTCCATACAGCCTGAGCAAGTCCAGAAGCTCACAGAGTTCCTGGAGAACGACCCGGCTGTGAG AGCCATCCATGATGTGAAGGCCACAGATATGGGACTGAGTAAAGTGCGCTTTAAGGCTGAAGTTGACTTCGATGGCCGAGTGGTGACACGGTCTTATCTGGAGAAACAAGACATTGACCAAATCCTTAAC GACATTCAGCAGgtgaaaacacctgaagagttGGAGAACTTCATGCTGAAACATGGCGAGAACATCATTGACACTTTAGGGGCTGAGGTGGATCGTCTGGAGAAGGAGCTGAAG CAACGTAACCCAGAGGTTCGCCACGTAGACTTGGAGATACTATAG
- the gsr gene encoding glutathione reductase, mitochondrial isoform X3, which yields MWNAAVHAEYLHDHSDYGFATEKVNFSWETLKAKRDAYVSRLNQIYRNNLDKAKIETIQGYARFTDDPEPTVEVNGRKLTAPHILIATGGQPSVVSDEEVPGASLGITSDGFFELETLPKRSVIVGAGYIAVEMAGILATLGSKTSLVIRQTGVLRNFDAFISANCTKELQNNGIDLWKNSQVKSVSKTDKGLEVTIVTKDPEKKNDEKISTIEEVECLLWAIGRQPHTSGLNIGTMGLDTDERGHIIVDEFQNTSRPGIYAVGDVCGKALLTPVAIAAGRKLAHRLFEGKKDSKLDYSSIPTVVFSHPPIGTVGLTEDEAVKSHGKENVKIYKTSFTPMYHAITSRRSPCIMKLVCVGKEEKVVGLHMQGLGCDEMLQGFAVAIKMGATKADFDNTVAIHPTSSEEFVTMR from the exons ATGTGGAATGCAGCAGTTCATGCTGAGTATCTGCACGATCACAGCGATTATGGCTTTGCAactgaaaaagttaatttcagtTGGGA GACTCTTAAGGCCAAAAGGGACGCTTACGTTTCTCGCCTGAACCAGATTTATCGCAACAACCTGGACAAA GCTAAAATCGAAACTATTCAAGGCTACGCCAGGTTTACAGATGACCCTGAGCCCACCGTGGAGGTCAATGGTAGAAAACTGACTGCGCCTCACATCCTCATAGCCACCGGGGGGCAACCTTCTGTTGTGAGTGATGAAGAAGTTCCAG GTGCAAGTCTTGGCATTACTAGTGATGGCTTTTTTGAACTCGAAACCCTTCCAAA GCGCAGTGTGATTGTAGGCGCTGGCTATATTGCTGTAGAAATGGCCGGCATCTTAGCCACCCTGGGGTCCAAAACGTCCCTTGTTATTCGACAAACAGGG GTTTTGAGAAACTTTGATGCATTCATAAGCGCAAATTGCACCAAAGAACTCCAGAACAACGGCATCGACCTGTGGAAGAACTCTCAGGTGAAATCTGTGAGTAAGACCGACAAGGGCCTTGAGGTGACGATTGTTACCAAAGACCCAGAGAAGAAGAACGATGAAAAGATCAGCACCATTGAGGAAGTGGAGTGCCTTTTGTGGGCCATAGGAAGGCAGCCCCACACGTCTGGGCTGAACATCGGCACCATG GGTCTGGACACTGATGAAAGAGGCCACATCATCGTGGATGAATTCCAGAACACCTCTCGGCCAGGAATCTATGCTGTTGGGGATGTTTGCGGCAAAGCTCTTCTCACACCCG TTGCCATTGCTGCAGGCAGAAAGCTTGCCCATAGATTGTTTGAGGGCAAGAAGGACTCCAAGTTGGACTACTCCAGCATCCCCACAGTGGTGTTCAGCCACCCACCCATTGGTACTGTGGGCCTCACAGAAG ATGAGGCTGTTAAATCCCATGGAAAGGAGAATGTAAAGATCTATAAGACATCTTTCACGCCGATGTATCACGCCATCACAAGCAGGAGGAGCCCATGCATCATGAAGCTGGTGTGTGTGGGCAAGGAAGAGAAG GTGGTGGGCCTGCATATGCAGGGCCTTGGCTGTGACGAAATGCTGCAGGGATTTGCTGTTGCCATCAAAATGGGTGCGACCAAAGCAGACTTTGACAACACTGTCGCCATCCACCCCACCTCGTCCGAGGAGTTTGTCACGATGCGTTGA
- the gsr gene encoding glutathione reductase, mitochondrial isoform X1 codes for MAKFLSQRAVIKASTWFAARKLIFSTPRRHELIRRNMASNRASAAETSRFDFLVIGGGSGGLAGARRASELGANTAVIESHKLGGTCVNVGCVPKKVMWNAAVHAEYLHDHSDYGFATEKVNFSWETLKAKRDAYVSRLNQIYRNNLDKAKIETIQGYARFTDDPEPTVEVNGRKLTAPHILIATGGQPSVVSDEEVPGASLGITSDGFFELETLPKRSVIVGAGYIAVEMAGILATLGSKTSLVIRQTGVLRNFDAFISANCTKELQNNGIDLWKNSQVKSVSKTDKGLEVTIVTKDPEKKNDEKISTIEEVECLLWAIGRQPHTSGLNIGTMGLDTDERGHIIVDEFQNTSRPGIYAVGDVCGKALLTPVAIAAGRKLAHRLFEGKKDSKLDYSSIPTVVFSHPPIGTVGLTEDEAVKSHGKENVKIYKTSFTPMYHAITSRRSPCIMKLVCVGKEEKVVGLHMQGLGCDEMLQGFAVAIKMGATKADFDNTVAIHPTSSEEFVTMR; via the exons ATGGCAAAATTCTTGAGCCAGCGAGCAGTTATCAAAGCTTCGACTTGGTTCGCCGCCCGAAAGCTAATCTTCTCCACTCCTCGCAGACACGAACTTATCCGCCGCAACATGGCATCGAACCGGGCATCGGCGGCGGAGACGAGCCGCTTCGACTTCCTGGTGATCGGCGGCGGGTCTGGAGGTCTGGCCGGGGCTCGGAGAGCGTCGGAGCTCGGAGCGAACACCGCCGTGATCGAGAGCCACAAACTCGGAGGTACCTGC GTCAATGTTGGATGTGTTCCTAAAAAG GTTATGTGGAATGCAGCAGTTCATGCTGAGTATCTGCACGATCACAGCGATTATGGCTTTGCAactgaaaaagttaatttcagtTGGGA GACTCTTAAGGCCAAAAGGGACGCTTACGTTTCTCGCCTGAACCAGATTTATCGCAACAACCTGGACAAA GCTAAAATCGAAACTATTCAAGGCTACGCCAGGTTTACAGATGACCCTGAGCCCACCGTGGAGGTCAATGGTAGAAAACTGACTGCGCCTCACATCCTCATAGCCACCGGGGGGCAACCTTCTGTTGTGAGTGATGAAGAAGTTCCAG GTGCAAGTCTTGGCATTACTAGTGATGGCTTTTTTGAACTCGAAACCCTTCCAAA GCGCAGTGTGATTGTAGGCGCTGGCTATATTGCTGTAGAAATGGCCGGCATCTTAGCCACCCTGGGGTCCAAAACGTCCCTTGTTATTCGACAAACAGGG GTTTTGAGAAACTTTGATGCATTCATAAGCGCAAATTGCACCAAAGAACTCCAGAACAACGGCATCGACCTGTGGAAGAACTCTCAGGTGAAATCTGTGAGTAAGACCGACAAGGGCCTTGAGGTGACGATTGTTACCAAAGACCCAGAGAAGAAGAACGATGAAAAGATCAGCACCATTGAGGAAGTGGAGTGCCTTTTGTGGGCCATAGGAAGGCAGCCCCACACGTCTGGGCTGAACATCGGCACCATG GGTCTGGACACTGATGAAAGAGGCCACATCATCGTGGATGAATTCCAGAACACCTCTCGGCCAGGAATCTATGCTGTTGGGGATGTTTGCGGCAAAGCTCTTCTCACACCCG TTGCCATTGCTGCAGGCAGAAAGCTTGCCCATAGATTGTTTGAGGGCAAGAAGGACTCCAAGTTGGACTACTCCAGCATCCCCACAGTGGTGTTCAGCCACCCACCCATTGGTACTGTGGGCCTCACAGAAG ATGAGGCTGTTAAATCCCATGGAAAGGAGAATGTAAAGATCTATAAGACATCTTTCACGCCGATGTATCACGCCATCACAAGCAGGAGGAGCCCATGCATCATGAAGCTGGTGTGTGTGGGCAAGGAAGAGAAG GTGGTGGGCCTGCATATGCAGGGCCTTGGCTGTGACGAAATGCTGCAGGGATTTGCTGTTGCCATCAAAATGGGTGCGACCAAAGCAGACTTTGACAACACTGTCGCCATCCACCCCACCTCGTCCGAGGAGTTTGTCACGATGCGTTGA